From Deltaproteobacteria bacterium:
ACTACATTGCCAATGACCTAGAAGATGCATTCAACGCAATTCATGAAGATGCCATTCCGATTATGTTGCAATACGCAGGACTCGGCGTTCGAGGCCGACGCCAGAAACGCTCTTTTACCGCGGTAGAAGAAAAATCGTTTGATCTGGTGATTCTCGATCCGCCCCGATACGCCAAGAGTCATTTTGGGATTGTTGATACCGTAGGCGATTACCAGAGCCTCTTTAAACCAGCCCTGCTATCCACACGACCTGGCGGTCATATGCTGGTCACCAATAATGTTGCATCCGTGAGCCGTAGCGACTTTGAAAATATGCTCACCAAGTGTGCCGCAAAAGCTGAGCGCCCTGTGAGCAATTTAGAATTCATCGATGTTGAACAAGATTTCCCCAGCCCCGACGGGCTGTGGCCACTTAAGATGGCATGGATTGAGCTAGAGGCTTGAGCCTTTTGCCTTAGACCGATTCGCTCTTAGGAACCGGACCCTCACCACTGAAATGGGGTAAAGTCTGCGGCGCATCGGCTTGAACACGATGATGAAATCCATGACACGTAATCCCATTGCGATGAAGGCTCATGGATAACGTCGTTCTAATGTCATGAGTTAAAGTCCAGCCATCTGCCGGCGTATCTACCCATCCCGCAACCCAGCAACGGATACCATCTTTTGCCATCTCCATGACCCAAAAAGACGGTTCTTCGTAAGCTACGAAAGCGCTCGATGAAGCCGTTGCCTCCATAGCTAGCCTTTTCACCTCATCTAGATCTGCTTCATAAGACACCCAAAATTCAACATATGACCATTGGAAGGTATCCACGAGTGAGTAATTGATAAAGTTCTTATTCAGCAACTCACTGTTGGGAATAATATAGCGACGCCAATCCCAAACCTGAATAATGGAATATGTAAGCGAGATATCTTCTACTTTACCCCAGTGACCATCAATGAGCAGTGTATCGCCAATGCGCAGCGGCTGAGTAAAAGCCAACACAATCCCAGCAATCACATTTTCAATAAAAGGGCGGGCTGCAATACCCACCATGACTGTCACTGTACCCAAAAGAAACGAAAGCAAAGCGGCCGGGATTTTATCAAGCATGGGAACGCAAATCGCGATAAGCCACGCCAAGCAAACGACAGGGTAAACAACTCTCTTCATTACCCTAAAACGAGTTTGAATACTCTCAAGACCATGCTCACGGAAAGTCTCACCACCGTCGTCGAGCGGAGAATCAGTCTGAATGGTTGAAACTGATTCAAGATGCTTTAAACGATCTTGCAGCCTGCGCTCAATGAGAGCGAAACGACGCGACACCAATACGATCAGCATGGTCGCGACAAGGCTGGCCACCAGGACCCACGCTGCAAAGATGTTTTCCACTAAGGAGATTCTGATTAACTCGATCATTTTTCACGCTTAGGCGAGGGTGGCTCAACTCGTCAAGCACATTAGACCATTCAAAGGATCGCAAAATCACCTGCTCCAAGACCGCGGGTAAGTTGTCACATCCCGCTCTGACCAAGCACTATCATGTAAACGTTTAGAACCACCCCACTGCTTGTCTACCAATAGAGACACGAGCTACAGAGCCGCCACCCTTTATGTCTCTGTAAACAAAGGACTTTTCTGAGATAGCGGTATGGTATAAAGATTGCTTTCATCATTGCTCGAATTCCTTCCGGACAAACCTGAAGGGTCTGTTTGAAGTCACTAAGGAGAACCCTATGCAATTCACTCGCCTTACATATATCGCTCTGTGCCTTTGCTCATTGCTCTGCTTTGCAGGATGCGAAACCGCCCCAAGTACAAATCCAGGCGGCCAAGTGAGCTGCACCCCTGAAGAGTGTGGCCCTGAGCCTGGCATGCCCAATTCCTTATGCGAAGATGGTGTCACCATCGCGGGTCCAGGAGATTGCGAAGCCCAAGAAGATGGGTCTTGTGGCTGGACGATTGTGGAGTGCCCAGATCCATCCGATCCATGCGACGACCTCGATTGTTGGCCCTGCGCCAACGGTGAATGTGTACCTGAAGGTGAGGCTTGTGAACCCGGTGAATCCTTCGATGCCGCCGATGGCTGCAATAGCTGTGAGTGTCCCGACTCCGGAATTATGGCCGAGGCAAGCTGCACCGAGATGGCGTGCGAGAGCAGCTGCGGCTCATCCCAAGATTGTCCTGAAATACAGTTTTGCGATTTTCCATACGACGAATGCGGCGTCTCCATCAATTCGACGATGTCTGGCACCTGTCAAACACGACCTGAAACCTGTGACAATGGCGGAGCCGGTGCTTGTGGATGTGACGGCACCTTTCGTACCAACGACTGCGAACTTCAAAGCGTTGGAACGGATTACCAAAAATACGGAGGCTGTGAGTCACCGGACGAAATCGGAGAATTTCTATGCGGCACCACGCGGTGCGATAGCCAAGCTGAAATGTGCAATATTAGCATGAACGACATTGCAGGCGAAGACAGTGAACCGGACTTCTATTCCAATTGTGCGCCCCTCCCTGACAATTGCGCTCAAGGTGATTGCAGCTGCGTGGACACTTCCTCTGCCACCGAGTGCATGAGCATTCATGGTTTTACCACTATGTTCTACCCCGGCGGATAAACACTTTCCCTTCACAGGCAGCTCGATTAAATAGTCTTTATGATATTTAGGTCGAGCCCACATCTCATTGCGCTACTTAGTCTGCTCACCTTGGGGTGCGCTGAAACAATCTCTGACCTTCCTCCAGAACCCGTACCAGAGCTTGATGCTTTTGAGACTTCTTTTGGGGATGATGAGCATTTCGACTTCATCACCTGGAACATCGAAACTTTCCCAAAACACTCCAAAAGCGTGGAGTATGCGGTAAAGAGTCTTCGGGGATTGCGTCCCGACGTTGTGGCTATCCAAGAAGTGTGGAGTATCAGCGCGCTCAATGAGCTCACAGCTCAGCTTGAAGATTATCAAAGCTATGCACCGCCCGATGTAGAAGACACCGGCTTGGCCTGGCTCTACAATACGGCAACCACTGAACTCCTTGAACCGCCCTACTAGGTACCTGGGCTTATACGAATTCGAATCAAATATCATAATAAATCATTCGTGAGTGTTTTATCGAGTTGGATAATAGCTCTAATCATAGCAACCATTAATCTTGTTCTTTATTCATTGCCAATCATTGAGGCTTGGATGTTTATAGGCTTCATGGTTGTTCCAGCAGTTCTCTTATGGCTAGGACGTCCGAAGTTTTATTAAACCCAAAAACCCTTATTCTGTCCTTTAAAGTTATTTTCAATTTTGGCGTGTGAAAAGGAGTAGCACTTTCATGGAGCAACCATATGAAAGGGCATGGCAACGTTATCGAAGATTCCGTCTGATTGGCTTCTTAGGTTTGATTATGTTCTTTCCTGGAGGATTCGTGTTTGCATCCATGATGGCTTTACCAGGTGCGGGAAACTTTAATTTCGAGATGGGGGCGTTATTTATTCTAGTTTCGCCAATGCTGATTTCTGATGTCTGGCTGCGTATGTTTAAGTGTCCACGCTGTAAGCGCGCCTTCTTCGGCGCTTTACCTTTTGCGGGAGTTATTGGTCGTATGACGACAAAGCGTTGTGTGCATTGTGGACTTGGTAAGTTTGATGAGCAAGATTGAGATTTAAGAGAATGACTTTCCACAAAATTAAAGAATATAAAATCTCTGATACTTATCTGAGAAATCTGAAAACTATCCGGAATATTTTTGCTGCTTTTTTTCCAGTTTCAATAGTTGCCATTTATTTATCAATGAACTCCAACTTAAGTTCTCTTACTTTAATGATGGGATCTATGTCATTTGGTTTGTTTGTGATTGCTGGCTTTATTGAGAGATATCGAAAGTCATGCCAGTACCTAGCTGGACCAGGCTGAGAGGCAATGGCGAAGTTATCAGTGGGATGCTGCCGGCTGCATGACCCAGATAGAGCAAGGCAATACCCTGAATGATGGGCCTGAGGTCATCACAGAGCGGGTTTGCGATAGTTCTGGCGACCGGGTGTATCGCAAAACAACCAATAGAATAAAATCAACCACCAATCGTGTAATTGATTTCGCTGGATTTGCGGAAATTCGGCCCGACGATGGTGTGGTTCTTTTTAGAATGCCGGTAAATGGCTCTGTAGTAATCGAAGAGGCTCGAAATACTATAAATGGAACTCGCAATGAAGAAGAGTCCGGATACATTCATCAAGATATCCGTGGCTCAGTATTATCGAAAACCAGTTTCACCCATGACTGGACCATTCCCCAACTAAGTGCCGAAACAGAATACGATGCATGGGTCAATGATTATGAGAATAGATTAAGCAGGAACTTGTGCATGTCGCATTTGGGCGGGCAAGCGGTTTCATTTTGACTTGATGCGACAGCGCCTTATTGATTTCTTTGTCTTTTCCTTAGGCACGTGGCTTGCTCGGCTTTCGGCATGCCAGAAAAAATATCAGAAGACTCTCCCAAAATAACTCACGCCCGATATCTTCAGCCAGGAATGGTTTACCACATCATTAGCAAGACGCTTCGCGGACAATTTCTTCTAGCTCCCAAGAAAGGCGTGTCATCACTTTGCGGAGGCGTAGTTGCGATGGCTCGTCAAAACTGGCCAGAAGTGAAGCTTTATGGCTTTGCGTTTATGTCCAACCATATTCACTTGATGGTTTCTGGTTATGGCCATGATGTTTCGGGTTTTGTAGGTTTTATTAAGCGGGAAATATCTCGGCGTTTGGGTCAACGCTATAAACTTCCTGGCACATTCTGGCACCAGCGATTTGTGGCAACAGCTCTTCCCACTGAAGAGAGCCAGGTGAAATGTTTGAAATACATTCTAAGCCAAGGAGTTAAAGAAGACCTTGTTGAGAGGCCCGAGCATTGGCCAGGCTTGCATTGCGCAAGGCATATGATGACGGGTGCACAAATTAAGGCAGAATGGCTTGATGCCACCTCGTATCACCGCGCAAAGACAATCCAATCAAGGCTGGCGCGTAAGAGAAGGCTTAATAAGTCTGATTATATTCAGCAGCTTGATTTAGCTGTGGATGCTTTGCCGTGCTGGGAGCATCTAAGCGTTGATATAAGGCGGGCGAATACATGCGCTTTAGTGTCGGAAATCGTTGCCACGGAAAAAGCACGCAGGAAGCGCGAAGGAAAGACGGTCGTAGGTCGTAAAGCTATACGGAGCATGAGCATAGTCGTTTGTACGAAGCCTTTATTACCTCCGTGGTGGAGAGAGCGTCGCCGCCAGTTAAC
This genomic window contains:
- a CDS encoding mechanosensitive ion channel, with product MIELIRISLVENIFAAWVLVASLVATMLIVLVSRRFALIERRLQDRLKHLESVSTIQTDSPLDDGGETFREHGLESIQTRFRVMKRVVYPVVCLAWLIAICVPMLDKIPAALLSFLLGTVTVMVGIAARPFIENVIAGIVLAFTQPLRIGDTLLIDGHWGKVEDISLTYSIIQVWDWRRYIIPNSELLNKNFINYSLVDTFQWSYVEFWVSYEADLDEVKRLAMEATASSSAFVAYEEPSFWVMEMAKDGIRCWVAGWVDTPADGWTLTHDIRTTLSMSLHRNGITCHGFHHRVQADAPQTLPHFSGEGPVPKSESV
- a CDS encoding endonuclease/exonuclease/phosphatase family protein translates to MIFRSSPHLIALLSLLTLGCAETISDLPPEPVPELDAFETSFGDDEHFDFITWNIETFPKHSKSVEYAVKSLRGLRPDVVAIQEVWSISALNELTAQLEDYQSYAPPDVEDTGLAWLYNTATTELLEPPY